In Apium graveolens cultivar Ventura chromosome 10, ASM990537v1, whole genome shotgun sequence, the following are encoded in one genomic region:
- the LOC141692717 gene encoding guanylate kinase 3, chloroplastic, translated as MLIRKICSSILRSNTHPFVLHTQSTTPFAFLDVNSHFLACRSFNFRPHVLKSLTRKSFSSNCSMSDSSRKVVVSIPDVGKADKVELYRALESSLGSTFSSKPFVPYPSPLIIVISGPSGVGKDAVINRLREVRKNVHFVVTATSREMRPGEVEGKDYFFVSKERFLSMIERGEFLEYALVYGDYKGIPKQQIRDFMAQGCDIVLRVDIQGAETLRKILGNSGVFVFLVAESESALVQRLIDRKTETKESLLVRIATAREEVKHVKRFDYVVVNAEGQLENSVKMVESIIDAEKAKVQQRRVVI; from the coding sequence ATGTTAATTCGAAAAATCTGCAGCTCAATTCTCCGTTCCAACACACACCCATTTGTTCTACACACCCAATCTACAACCCCTTTTGCTTTTCTTGATGTAAATTCACATTTTTTGGCCTGTAGAAGCTTCAATTTTAGACCCCATGTCTTAAAATCACTGACCCGCAAGTCTTTTTCGTCGAATTGTAGTATGAGTGATTCCTCAAGAAAGGTTGTTGTTTCGATTCCTGATGTTGGTAAGGCTGATAAGGTTGAGTTGTACCGTGCACTCGAATCTTCATTAGGTAGTACATTTAGTTCGAAACCATTTGTCCCATATCCTAGTCCTTTGATTATCGTGATTAGTGGTCCTAGTGGTGTTGGTAAGGATGCAGTGATTAATAGATTGCGAGAAGTTAGAAAGAATGTACATTTTGTTGTTACGGCTACTAGTCGAGAAATGAGGCCGGGTGAAGTTGAGGGGAAAGATTATTTTTTTGTGAGTAAAGAGAGGTTTTTGTCGATGATCGAGAGAGGTGAGTTTTTGGAGTATGCGTTAGTGTATGGTGATTATAAGGGTATACCGAAACAGCAGATTAGGGATTTTATGGCACAAGGGTGTGATATTGTGTTGAGGGTGGATATTCAAGGGGCGGAGACGTTGAGGAAGATTCTTGGGAATTCGGGTGTGTTTGTGTTTCTTGTGGCGGAGAGTGAATCTGCTTTGGTGCAGAGGTTGATTGATAGGAAGACTGAGACAAAGGAGTCGTTGCTTGTGCGGATTGCTACGGCTCGTGAGGAGGTGAAGCATGTTAAGAGATTTGATTATGTTGTGGTTAATGCGGAAGGGCAGTTGGAGAATTCGGTGAAGATGGTGGAGTCGATTATTGATGCTGAGAAAGCTAAAGTGCAGCAGAGGAGGGTCGTCATTTAG